The proteins below are encoded in one region of Streptomyces roseirectus:
- a CDS encoding type II toxin-antitoxin system CcdA family antitoxin produces MATKKITITVPEEIVEAARGLTDNVSGFAAEALAARVRHELLGRDLQQYQEEYGAFTDEERAAADALLCGTSESGELPRAEAA; encoded by the coding sequence ATGGCTACGAAAAAGATCACCATCACGGTGCCGGAAGAGATTGTCGAAGCAGCACGGGGGCTGACCGACAACGTGTCCGGGTTCGCGGCGGAAGCGCTGGCCGCCAGGGTCCGTCACGAACTGCTCGGTAGGGACCTCCAGCAGTACCAGGAGGAGTACGGCGCCTTCACCGATGAGGAGAGGGCGGCGGCGGACGCCCTGCTGTGCGGCACGTCCGAATCCGGCGAGCTGCCCCGGGCGGAGGCCGCGTGA
- the era gene encoding GTPase Era yields MSVRSQSSSPSEKSGGAAHRAGFACFVGRPNAGKSTLTNALVGKKVAITSNRPQTTRHTVRGIVHRDDAQLILVDTPGLHKPRTLLGERLNDVVRATWAEVDVIGFCLPANEKLGPGDRFIAKELAGIKRTPKVAVVTKTDLVDSKTLAAQLIAIDQLGKELGIEWAQIVPVSAVGGKQVDLLADLLAPMLPESPPLYPEGDLTDEPEQVMVAELIREAALEGVRDELPHSIAVVVEEMLPREDRPADRPLLDIHANIYIERSSQKGIIIGPQGRRLKDVGIKSRKQIEALLGTPVFLDLHVKVAKDWQRDPKQLRRLGF; encoded by the coding sequence ATGAGCGTTCGTTCCCAGTCATCCTCGCCGTCCGAGAAGTCGGGCGGCGCCGCCCACCGCGCGGGCTTCGCGTGCTTCGTGGGGCGTCCCAACGCGGGCAAGTCCACCCTCACGAACGCTCTCGTCGGGAAGAAGGTGGCGATCACCTCGAACCGGCCGCAGACGACGCGGCACACGGTCCGGGGCATCGTCCACCGCGACGACGCGCAGCTGATCCTCGTCGACACGCCTGGCCTGCACAAACCGCGCACGCTGCTCGGTGAGCGGCTGAACGACGTGGTGCGCGCGACGTGGGCCGAGGTCGACGTCATCGGGTTCTGCCTGCCGGCGAACGAGAAGCTGGGGCCCGGGGACCGGTTCATCGCCAAGGAGCTCGCCGGGATCAAGCGGACGCCCAAGGTCGCCGTCGTCACCAAGACCGACCTCGTCGACTCCAAGACGCTCGCCGCGCAGCTCATCGCCATCGACCAGCTCGGCAAGGAGCTGGGGATCGAGTGGGCGCAGATCGTGCCGGTGTCGGCGGTCGGGGGCAAGCAGGTCGATCTCCTCGCCGATCTCCTCGCGCCGATGCTGCCCGAGAGCCCGCCGCTCTACCCCGAGGGTGACCTCACGGACGAGCCCGAGCAGGTCATGGTCGCCGAGCTGATCCGCGAGGCCGCGCTGGAAGGCGTCCGCGACGAGCTGCCCCACTCCATCGCCGTCGTCGTCGAGGAAATGCTCCCCCGCGAGGACCGCCCCGCCGACCGGCCCCTCCTCGACATCCACGCGAACATCTACATCGAACGCTCCAGCCAGAAGGGCATCATCATCGGCCCCCAGGGCCGCCGCCTCAAGGACGTCGGCATCAAGTCCCGCAAACAGATCGAAGCCCTCCTCGGCACCCCCGTCTTCCTCGACCTCCACGTCAAGGTCGCCAAGGACTGGCAACGCGACCCGAAGCAACTCCGGCGACTGGGGTTCTGA
- a CDS encoding protealysin inhibitor emfourin: MRIQVRRTGGFAGIERHASIDTTGRPDAAEWQALAEVAVAGARTVRPVGVPDGFSYQITVDGKTVYAADPRLTDEQRRLISWVLKEGA; this comes from the coding sequence ATGCGTATTCAGGTACGGCGCACAGGCGGGTTCGCGGGCATCGAGCGGCACGCCTCCATCGACACCACCGGCCGCCCCGACGCGGCCGAATGGCAGGCCCTCGCGGAAGTCGCGGTCGCGGGGGCGCGCACGGTACGGCCGGTCGGTGTCCCGGACGGGTTCAGCTACCAGATCACGGTGGACGGGAAGACCGTGTACGCGGCGGATCCCCGGCTCACCGACGAGCAACGCAGGCTGATCTCCTGGGTGTTGAAGGAAGGGGCCTGA
- a CDS encoding protein-tyrosine phosphatase family protein: METWERTEPGVLELPSGRRIRGRGLRDPAPETPPAYGVYLLGSPPPAFGWPSRWLHWPDFRLPKDRRDARDALTEAWHRSTEERVELACGGGRGRTGTALACLAVLDGVPPSEAVAYVRRHYHRRAVETPWQARYVRRFGDT, from the coding sequence ATGGAGACCTGGGAGAGGACCGAACCCGGCGTGCTGGAGCTGCCGTCGGGACGCCGGATACGCGGACGAGGCTTGCGCGACCCCGCGCCTGAGACGCCGCCCGCGTACGGCGTCTACCTCCTCGGCAGCCCGCCCCCGGCCTTCGGCTGGCCCTCCCGCTGGCTCCACTGGCCCGACTTCCGCCTCCCGAAGGACAGGCGGGACGCCCGCGACGCCCTCACGGAGGCATGGCACCGGTCCACGGAGGAACGCGTCGAACTGGCCTGCGGCGGCGGCCGGGGCCGCACCGGCACCGCCCTCGCCTGCCTCGCCGTCCTCGACGGCGTCCCCCCGTCCGAGGCCGTCGCCTACGTACGCCGCCACTACCACCGCCGGGCCGTGGAAACCCCCTGGCAGGCGAGGTACGTGCGCCGGTTCGGCGACACGTAG
- the leuA gene encoding 2-isopropylmalate synthase, giving the protein MANRQQPSQMPIHKYGQYEQVDIADRTWPNNRITTAPRWLSTDLRDGNQALIDPMSPERKRRMFDQLVKMGYKEIEVGFPASGQTDFDFVRSIIEEEGAIPDDVTISVLTQAREDLIERTVESLKGARRATVHLYNATAPVFRRVVFRGSKDDIKQIAVDGTRLVMEYADKLLGPETEFGYQYSPEIFTDTELDFALEVCEAVMDVWQPGPGREIILNLPATVERSTPSTHADRFEWMHRNLSRREHVVLSVHPHNDRGTAVAAAELALMAGADRIEGCLFGQGERTGNVDLVTLGMNLFSQGVDPQIDFSDIDEVRRVWEYCNQMEVHARHPYVGDLVYTSFSGSHQDAIKKGFDAMEADAAAKGVTVDDIEWAVPYLPIDPKDVGRSYEAVIRVNSQSGKGGIAYVLKNDHKLDLPRRMQIEFSKLIQAKTDAEGGEVTGSAIWSVFRDEYLPNPENPWGRMQLKAGQSTTDKDGVDTLTVEAEVDGVETTLVGSGNGPISAFFHALQGIGIDVRLLDYQEHTMSEGASAQAASYIECAVGDKVLWGIGIDANTTRASLKAVISAVNRATR; this is encoded by the coding sequence ATGGCGAACCGCCAGCAGCCCAGCCAGATGCCGATCCACAAGTACGGGCAGTACGAGCAGGTCGACATCGCCGACCGCACCTGGCCGAACAACCGGATCACCACCGCCCCCCGCTGGCTCTCCACCGACCTGCGTGACGGCAACCAGGCCCTGATCGACCCGATGTCGCCCGAGCGCAAGCGCCGGATGTTCGACCAGCTGGTCAAGATGGGCTACAAGGAGATCGAGGTCGGCTTCCCGGCCTCCGGACAGACCGACTTCGACTTCGTGCGCTCGATCATCGAGGAAGAGGGCGCGATCCCGGACGACGTCACGATCTCCGTACTGACCCAGGCCCGTGAGGACCTGATCGAGCGGACCGTCGAGTCCCTGAAGGGCGCCAGGCGCGCCACCGTCCACCTCTACAACGCGACCGCCCCCGTCTTCCGCCGCGTCGTCTTCCGGGGCTCCAAGGACGACATCAAGCAGATCGCCGTCGACGGCACCCGCCTGGTCATGGAGTACGCCGACAAACTGCTGGGCCCCGAGACCGAGTTCGGGTACCAGTACTCGCCGGAGATCTTCACCGACACCGAGCTGGACTTCGCGCTGGAGGTCTGCGAGGCGGTGATGGACGTCTGGCAGCCCGGACCGGGCCGCGAGATCATCCTCAACCTGCCCGCCACCGTCGAGCGTTCGACCCCGTCCACGCACGCGGACCGCTTCGAGTGGATGCACCGCAACCTCTCCCGCCGCGAGCACGTCGTCCTGTCCGTCCACCCCCACAACGACCGGGGGACGGCCGTGGCGGCGGCCGAACTGGCGCTGATGGCCGGCGCCGACCGCATCGAGGGCTGCCTGTTCGGGCAGGGCGAGCGCACCGGCAACGTCGACCTGGTCACCCTGGGCATGAACCTCTTCTCCCAGGGCGTCGACCCGCAGATCGACTTCTCCGACATCGACGAGGTCCGCCGCGTGTGGGAGTACTGCAATCAGATGGAGGTCCACGCGCGCCACCCGTACGTGGGCGACCTGGTCTACACGTCCTTCTCCGGCTCCCACCAGGACGCCATCAAGAAGGGCTTCGACGCGATGGAGGCCGACGCCGCCGCGAAGGGCGTCACCGTCGACGACATCGAGTGGGCCGTGCCGTACCTGCCCATCGACCCCAAGGACGTCGGCCGCTCCTACGAGGCCGTCATCCGCGTCAACTCGCAGTCCGGCAAGGGCGGTATCGCCTACGTCCTGAAGAACGACCACAAGCTGGACCTGCCGCGCCGGATGCAGATCGAGTTCTCGAAGCTGATCCAGGCGAAGACCGACGCCGAGGGCGGCGAGGTCACCGGCTCCGCCATCTGGTCCGTCTTCCGCGACGAGTACCTGCCCAACCCCGAGAACCCCTGGGGGCGGATGCAGCTCAAGGCGGGGCAGTCGACGACCGACAAGGACGGCGTCGACACGCTGACCGTCGAGGCAGAGGTGGACGGCGTCGAGACGACGCTGGTCGGCAGCGGCAACGGTCCGATCTCGGCCTTCTTCCACGCGCTCCAGGGCATCGGCATCGACGTACGCCTGCTGGACTACCAGGAGCACACCATGAGCGAGGGCGCGTCCGCGCAGGCCGCCTCCTACATCGAGTGCGCCGTCGGCGACAAGGTCCTGTGGGGCATCGGCATCGACGCGAACACGACCCGCGCCTCCCTGAAGGCCGTCATCTCCGCCGTCAACCGCGCGACGCGCTAG
- a CDS encoding GH1 family beta-glucosidase, with amino-acid sequence MAIDAGHPIPQFPGDFLWGVSTSAHQIEGAAGRGPSVWDAFSGEPGKVKDGSTAEVACDHFHRYREDVALLAGLGVDAYRFSVSWPRVESPGGLDFYDRLVDELLAAGVQPVPTLFHWDLPVGLDWLERDTASRLAEYAAGVAARLGDRVSKWITINEPAEHTLLGHALGTHAPGRQLLFDALPVAHHLLLAHGLTVQALRAAGATDVALTNSHGPTWPSSQEQPDIEAAAFYDTLLNRLFAEPVLLGEYPDGLGELMPGDVAADLKVISEPLDWYGVNYYAPTRVGAPQGEEINFGGVTMPAELPFSVRQIENVPTTDFGWPVVPEALTELLTTFNSRYTTRLPPIVITENGCSYEGLDDQSRIAYHTTHLQALHQAMEAGVDVRGYFIWSLLDNFEWAEGYARRFGLVHVDYETQKRTPKASYGWYREVLRGQR; translated from the coding sequence ATGGCGATTGACGCGGGTCATCCGATTCCCCAGTTCCCCGGCGACTTCCTCTGGGGTGTGTCGACTTCGGCGCACCAGATCGAGGGGGCGGCCGGGCGCGGGCCGTCCGTGTGGGACGCGTTCTCCGGGGAGCCCGGCAAGGTGAAGGACGGCTCGACGGCCGAGGTCGCCTGCGATCACTTCCACCGCTACCGGGAGGACGTCGCCCTGCTCGCCGGGCTCGGCGTCGACGCGTACCGGTTCTCCGTCTCGTGGCCGCGCGTCGAGTCGCCGGGCGGGCTGGACTTCTACGACCGGCTGGTGGACGAACTCCTCGCGGCCGGTGTCCAGCCGGTGCCCACGCTGTTCCACTGGGACCTGCCCGTCGGGCTCGACTGGCTGGAGCGCGACACGGCGTCCCGGCTCGCGGAGTACGCCGCCGGTGTCGCCGCGCGGCTCGGTGACCGCGTGTCGAAGTGGATCACCATCAACGAGCCCGCGGAACACACGCTGCTCGGCCACGCGCTCGGCACGCACGCCCCGGGCCGGCAACTCCTCTTCGACGCGCTGCCCGTGGCCCACCATCTCCTCCTCGCCCACGGGCTCACCGTCCAGGCCCTGCGCGCGGCCGGTGCCACCGACGTCGCCCTCACCAACTCCCATGGCCCGACCTGGCCTTCGTCCCAGGAGCAGCCGGACATCGAGGCGGCGGCCTTCTACGACACGCTCCTCAACCGACTCTTCGCCGAACCCGTCCTGCTGGGTGAATACCCCGACGGGCTGGGCGAGTTGATGCCGGGCGACGTGGCGGCGGACCTCAAGGTGATCTCCGAACCCCTCGACTGGTACGGCGTCAACTACTACGCCCCCACCCGCGTGGGCGCCCCCCAGGGCGAGGAGATCAACTTCGGCGGCGTCACCATGCCCGCCGAACTCCCGTTCTCCGTCCGCCAGATCGAGAACGTCCCCACCACCGACTTCGGCTGGCCGGTGGTCCCCGAGGCCCTGACCGAACTCCTCACGACGTTCAACTCCCGCTACACCACCCGCCTCCCCCCGATCGTCATCACCGAGAACGGCTGCTCCTACGAGGGCCTGGACGACCAGTCCCGCATCGCCTACCACACCACCCACCTCCAAGCCCTCCACCAGGCGATGGAAGCCGGCGTCGACGTACGCGGCTACTTCATCTGGTCCCTCCTCGACAACTTCGAATGGGCCGAGGGCTACGCCCGCCGCTTCGGCCTGGTCCACGTGGACTACGAGACCCAGAAGCGAACCCCGAAGGCGTCGTACGGGTGGTACCGGGAGGTACTACGGGGGCAGCGCTGA
- a CDS encoding DNA-binding protein has translation MTPPRTLVLDSEGLSGWLAQDRKVLGAVDSAWRHDSQIVISANTIIEAAHAGTNMSRLNWMLSRVKVEPVTEQSAKDAARLLKDAGLHGHKYAIDATVAEAALRQPAPVAILTSDVDDMKKLCGTKARVVQL, from the coding sequence GTGACCCCTCCCCGCACGCTGGTCCTCGACAGCGAAGGACTCAGCGGCTGGCTCGCCCAGGACCGCAAGGTCCTGGGCGCGGTCGACTCCGCCTGGCGCCACGACAGTCAGATCGTCATCAGCGCGAACACCATCATCGAGGCGGCCCACGCCGGGACGAACATGTCCCGGCTGAACTGGATGCTCTCCCGCGTCAAGGTCGAACCCGTCACCGAACAGTCCGCCAAGGACGCCGCGAGGCTCCTCAAGGACGCCGGGCTCCATGGTCACAAGTACGCCATCGACGCGACGGTCGCCGAAGCCGCGCTCCGACAGCCCGCCCCCGTGGCGATCCTCACCTCGGACGTGGACGACATGAAGAAGCTCTGCGGCACGAAGGCCCGCGTCGTCCAGCTCTGA
- a CDS encoding P-II family nitrogen regulator, with amino-acid sequence MKLITAIVKPYRLDAVKTALQELGIHGLTVTEASGYGRQRGHTEVYRGAEYQIDLVPKVRIELVVEDADVEPAIEAIVKAAQTGKIGDGKVWAVPVETVVRVRTGERGPDAL; translated from the coding sequence ATGAAGCTCATCACCGCGATCGTCAAGCCGTACCGCCTCGACGCGGTCAAGACGGCCCTCCAGGAACTCGGCATCCACGGTCTGACCGTCACCGAGGCCAGCGGGTACGGCCGCCAGCGCGGCCACACCGAGGTGTACCGGGGCGCCGAGTACCAGATCGACCTCGTCCCCAAGGTCCGCATCGAACTCGTCGTCGAGGACGCGGACGTCGAGCCCGCGATCGAGGCGATCGTGAAGGCCGCGCAGACGGGGAAGATCGGGGACGGGAAGGTGTGGGCGGTGCCGGTGGAGACGGTGGTGCGGGTACGGACGGGGGAGCGGGGCCCCGACGCGCTTTAG
- a CDS encoding MFS transporter yields MGSFSHRKAGALTGRDFRWLWGAYAVSVFGTWLAFDAFPMIAVLVLDAGPAQVSALAAVGPAVGALAAVPLGPWVEFRRKRPVMVATDLVRCAALLSVPLAYAFGVLGLGQLLVVSVIVAAADITFTSASGAYLKWLVPKDQLLTANARFESTMWTATMLGPPLGGAAIGVVGPVVTVVGNAVSFLLSALGLARVRGREPQPAKAPAPGWGELVEGWRYVLAHPVLRALLLNAALVNGLIMAGAPLLAVLMLGELGFPPWQYAMAFAVPCIGGLVGSRLARRLVPRFGRRRLLLWFGTLRACWPVGLAFVHAGPSGLVLIILVELGLITCAGAYNTVLATVRLEWTPADRVTRVLSAWSVSTKAGIAGLTAFWGVVAGVAGTRTALGVAGVILLASPLLLRGVRRGRRFVEAA; encoded by the coding sequence ATGGGTTCATTCTCGCATCGGAAGGCAGGGGCGTTGACGGGTCGGGACTTCCGGTGGCTGTGGGGGGCGTACGCGGTCAGTGTGTTCGGGACGTGGCTGGCGTTCGACGCGTTTCCGATGATCGCGGTGCTGGTGCTGGACGCGGGGCCCGCGCAGGTCTCCGCGCTCGCGGCCGTCGGGCCCGCCGTGGGGGCGCTGGCGGCGGTGCCGCTGGGGCCGTGGGTGGAGTTCCGGCGCAAGCGGCCCGTGATGGTGGCGACGGACCTCGTGCGGTGCGCGGCGCTGCTGAGCGTGCCGCTCGCGTACGCGTTCGGGGTGCTCGGGCTCGGCCAGCTGCTGGTCGTCTCCGTGATCGTGGCCGCCGCCGACATCACGTTCACCTCCGCGAGCGGCGCCTACCTCAAGTGGCTCGTCCCCAAGGACCAGTTGCTGACGGCCAACGCGCGCTTCGAGTCGACGATGTGGACGGCGACGATGCTGGGTCCGCCGCTCGGCGGCGCCGCGATCGGGGTCGTCGGGCCGGTCGTCACGGTCGTCGGGAACGCCGTGAGTTTCCTGCTCTCGGCGCTGGGGCTGGCCCGGGTCAGGGGGCGGGAGCCGCAGCCCGCGAAGGCGCCCGCGCCGGGCTGGGGTGAGCTGGTGGAGGGCTGGCGGTACGTCCTCGCCCACCCCGTCCTGCGGGCCCTCCTCCTCAACGCGGCGCTCGTCAACGGGCTGATCATGGCCGGGGCGCCGCTGCTGGCCGTCCTCATGCTCGGCGAGCTGGGGTTCCCGCCCTGGCAGTACGCGATGGCGTTCGCCGTGCCGTGCATCGGGGGTCTGGTCGGCTCCCGGCTCGCCCGGCGCCTCGTCCCCCGCTTCGGGCGGCGCCGGCTGCTGCTGTGGTTCGGCACACTGCGGGCCTGCTGGCCGGTGGGCCTCGCCTTCGTGCACGCCGGGCCGTCCGGGCTCGTCCTCATCATACTGGTCGAGCTGGGCCTGATCACCTGCGCCGGGGCGTACAACACGGTGCTGGCGACGGTCCGGCTGGAGTGGACCCCGGCGGACCGGGTGACCCGGGTGCTGTCGGCCTGGTCGGTGAGCACGAAGGCGGGCATCGCCGGGCTCACCGCGTTCTGGGGAGTGGTCGCGGGGGTGGCCGGGACTCGGACGGCACTGGGGGTGGCGGGGGTGATCTTGCTGGCGAGTCCGTTGCTGTTGAGGGGGGTGCGGCGGGGGAGGAGGTTCGTGGAGGCGGCGTAG
- a CDS encoding M4 family metallopeptidase: MTHHGGFEPVFCTIIPPHVLDHVARHEDSAIAERVARTLEHDSAQRTRRRVNALRGLAAAAPTAPSGKPNRTIYDAGHGTNLPGRKVHSEDDGPSKDATVNRAHAGLGATFDLFLNVYGRDSIDGSGLPLDATVHYDRDYDNAFWDGQQMVFGDGDGELFLDFTIPVDVIGHELAHGVTQYTANLEYYGQSGALNESVSDVFGALIKQYALGQTADQADWLIGAGLLGPAIDRGEALRSMKDPGTAYDDDVLGKDPQPGHMDDYVRTSRDNGGVHINSGIPNRAFYFLATALGGNAWEKAGQVWYDVLTGGELATDADFVAFAGLTVAAAKARYGEGEVEKAVLEAWQKVGVPTA, encoded by the coding sequence ATGACTCACCACGGGGGCTTCGAGCCCGTCTTCTGCACGATCATCCCGCCGCACGTCCTGGACCACGTGGCCCGCCACGAGGACTCGGCCATCGCCGAGCGGGTCGCGCGCACCCTGGAGCACGACTCCGCCCAGCGCACCCGCCGCCGCGTCAACGCCCTGCGCGGCCTGGCCGCCGCCGCGCCCACCGCGCCGTCCGGCAAGCCGAACCGCACCATCTACGACGCCGGGCACGGCACGAACCTGCCCGGCCGCAAGGTCCACAGCGAGGACGACGGCCCCTCCAAGGACGCCACCGTCAACCGCGCGCACGCCGGGCTCGGCGCGACGTTCGACCTCTTCCTCAACGTCTACGGCCGTGACTCCATCGACGGCAGCGGACTCCCGCTGGACGCGACCGTCCACTACGACCGCGACTACGACAACGCGTTCTGGGACGGCCAGCAGATGGTGTTCGGGGACGGCGACGGGGAGCTGTTCCTCGACTTCACCATCCCCGTCGACGTCATCGGGCACGAGCTGGCCCACGGCGTCACCCAGTACACCGCCAACCTGGAGTACTACGGGCAGTCCGGGGCGCTCAACGAGTCGGTGTCCGACGTCTTCGGCGCCCTCATCAAGCAGTACGCCCTCGGGCAGACCGCCGACCAGGCCGACTGGCTCATCGGCGCCGGGCTCCTCGGCCCCGCCATCGACCGGGGCGAGGCCCTGCGCTCGATGAAGGACCCGGGCACCGCGTACGACGACGACGTCCTCGGCAAGGACCCGCAGCCCGGCCACATGGACGACTACGTCCGCACCAGCCGCGACAACGGCGGCGTCCACATCAACTCCGGCATCCCCAACCGGGCGTTCTACTTCCTCGCCACCGCGCTCGGCGGCAACGCGTGGGAGAAGGCCGGGCAGGTCTGGTACGACGTCCTGACCGGCGGCGAGCTGGCGACCGACGCCGACTTCGTGGCCTTCGCCGGGCTCACGGTCGCGGCGGCCAAGGCCCGCTACGGCGAGGGCGAGGTCGAGAAGGCCGTCCTGGAGGCGTGGCAGAAGGTCGGGGTGCCCACCGCCTGA
- a CDS encoding TerB family tellurite resistance protein, which produces MLPGPGRDRRSTGVARILGIRTAWTPVGDGEFFCPGCGGDRNYQRLTGRRRFTCLGVPVLPRGDAGPVVECAACRRHFATDVLDHPTTTRFSAMLRDAVHTVALAVLSAGGTSSRTALDTATAAVRAAGFQDCTGEQLVALVEAVAADTGRAYGTPCGPGLAIELHEALDPLAPHLAAVGRESILLQGARIALADGPYTPAERETLATVGTALMIQAEDVTRLLAAARTPS; this is translated from the coding sequence GTGCTGCCAGGACCGGGACGAGACCGCCGATCCACCGGGGTTGCCCGCATCCTGGGCATCCGGACCGCGTGGACACCCGTAGGGGACGGGGAGTTCTTCTGCCCCGGCTGCGGGGGCGACCGCAACTACCAGCGCCTCACGGGCCGCCGCCGGTTCACGTGTCTGGGGGTACCCGTACTACCCAGGGGGGACGCCGGACCCGTCGTCGAGTGCGCGGCCTGCCGACGGCACTTCGCCACGGACGTCCTCGACCATCCGACGACCACCCGCTTCTCCGCGATGCTCCGCGACGCCGTGCACACGGTCGCCCTCGCGGTGCTGTCCGCCGGGGGGACCTCGTCCCGGACGGCGCTGGACACGGCCACGGCCGCCGTGCGCGCCGCCGGGTTCCAGGACTGTACGGGAGAGCAGCTGGTGGCCCTCGTGGAGGCCGTCGCGGCGGACACCGGGCGGGCCTACGGGACGCCCTGCGGGCCCGGACTCGCGATAGAGCTGCACGAGGCGCTGGACCCGCTGGCGCCGCACCTCGCCGCCGTCGGGCGGGAGTCGATCCTCCTCCAGGGCGCGCGGATCGCCCTCGCGGACGGGCCCTACACACCGGCCGAACGGGAGACGCTGGCGACCGTGGGGACGGCGCTGATGATCCAGGCGGAGGATGTGACGCGGCTGCTGGCGGCCGCTCGGACGCCGTCGTGA
- a CDS encoding ammonium transporter — MPLAAAQVNTGDTAWLLAATALVLLMTPGLALFYGGMVRTKSVLNMLMMSFVSIALVTVVWLLAGYSLVFGDDAGAGLIGGLAHAGMAGITPDSVQGTVPTLLFATFQLTFAIITAALVSGAIADRAKFGAWLVFVPLWTLLVYVPVAHWVWGPGGWILEKLGALDFAGGLPVEITSGASGLALALVVGPRLGFKRDAMRPHNLPMVMLGAGLLWFGWFGFNAGSALGANGLAAAAFLNTLAAGCTGLLGWLFVEQKRDGHPTTLGAASGAVAGLVAITPSCGSVSLLGALVVGLAAGVVCSYAVSWKFKLNYDDSLDVVGVHLVGGVIGTLLIGVFAVESMTGSTEGLVYGGGVGQLGKQALAVLVVAGYAFGVTYGIGKLIDKTMGFRADEEHEHTGLDLTVHAETAYDHGVLGHGAPVSHSTLPSAQKVTPSA, encoded by the coding sequence GTGCCCCTCGCCGCCGCACAGGTGAACACCGGCGACACCGCCTGGCTGCTCGCCGCGACCGCCCTCGTCCTGCTGATGACCCCGGGCCTGGCCCTCTTCTACGGCGGCATGGTCCGCACGAAGAGCGTCCTCAACATGCTGATGATGAGCTTCGTGTCGATCGCCCTCGTGACGGTCGTCTGGCTGCTCGCCGGATACTCCCTGGTCTTCGGGGACGACGCCGGCGCCGGCCTGATCGGCGGCCTCGCGCACGCGGGCATGGCCGGAATCACCCCGGACAGCGTCCAGGGCACCGTCCCGACCCTCCTGTTCGCCACCTTCCAGCTGACCTTCGCGATCATCACGGCCGCCCTGGTCAGCGGCGCGATCGCGGACCGCGCGAAGTTCGGCGCGTGGCTGGTTTTCGTCCCCCTGTGGACGCTCCTCGTATACGTTCCCGTCGCGCACTGGGTCTGGGGCCCCGGCGGCTGGATCCTGGAGAAGCTGGGGGCGTTGGACTTCGCGGGCGGACTGCCCGTGGAAATCACCTCGGGCGCCTCCGGACTGGCCCTCGCGCTCGTCGTCGGCCCGCGTCTGGGGTTCAAGCGTGACGCCATGCGCCCGCACAACCTCCCCATGGTCATGCTCGGCGCCGGTCTCCTCTGGTTCGGCTGGTTCGGCTTCAACGCCGGCTCCGCGCTCGGCGCGAACGGCCTCGCCGCCGCCGCGTTCCTCAACACCCTCGCCGCCGGCTGCACCGGCCTGCTGGGCTGGCTCTTCGTCGAGCAGAAGCGCGACGGCCACCCGACGACGCTGGGCGCCGCGTCCGGCGCGGTCGCGGGGCTCGTCGCGATCACGCCGTCCTGCGGGTCCGTCTCGCTGCTCGGCGCGCTGGTCGTGGGGCTCGCCGCCGGTGTCGTCTGCTCGTACGCCGTGAGCTGGAAGTTCAAGCTGAACTACGACGACTCCCTGGACGTCGTCGGCGTGCACCTCGTCGGCGGGGTCATCGGCACGCTGCTGATCGGCGTCTTCGCCGTCGAGAGCATGACCGGCTCCACGGAGGGACTGGTCTACGGGGGCGGGGTGGGCCAGCTCGGCAAGCAGGCGCTCGCGGTGCTGGTCGTAGCCGGCTACGCCTTCGGAGTGACGTACGGGATCGGCAAGCTGATCGACAAGACCATGGGGTTCCGGGCCGACGAGGAGCACGAGCACACCGGCCTGGACCTTACGGTGCACGCCGAGACCGCATACGATCACGGCGTCCTGGGGCACGGCGCCCCGGTCAGCCACTCCACCCTCCCCTCCGCCCAGAAGGTGACGCCGTCCGCATGA